A DNA window from Loxodonta africana isolate mLoxAfr1 chromosome 7, mLoxAfr1.hap2, whole genome shotgun sequence contains the following coding sequences:
- the SLC22A12 gene encoding LOW QUALITY PROTEIN: solute carrier family 22 member 12 (The sequence of the model RefSeq protein was modified relative to this genomic sequence to represent the inferred CDS: inserted 2 bases in 1 codon): protein MAFAELLDQVGSQGRFQVLQTVALVAPIMWVTMHNMLDNFSGAVPSHRCWVPLLDNSTAQASVPGTLSPEALLTISIPPGPNQEPHRCRRFRHPQWQLLDPNAMSTNWSKAATEPCMDGWVYDRSTFTSTTVTQWDLVCDSQGLKPMAQSIYMAGILVGAAMCGYTSDRFGRRLVLTWSYLQLATVGTATAFAPTFPVYCLLRFLVAFAVAGVMMNTATLCKTQTQGPAGEGLHXRLTCSRLLAVMEWTSAPGRPLVMTLNSLGFSFGQALMAAVAYGVRDWAMLQLTVSVPFFLSFVYSWWLAESARWLLITGRLARGLRELQRVADINRKRAAGEALTTEVLLSAMQEELGVGQAPASVGDLLRTPRLRHRTYPSVLCWFAIGFTFYGLALDLQALGSNIFLLQVLIGVVDIPAKTGTLLLLDRLGRRPTQSASLVLAGLCILANTVVPREMEALRSALAVLGLGGVGAAFTCVTIYSGELFPTVLRMTAVGLGQMAARGGAILGPLTRMLAVYSPLIPLLVYGAVPVLTGLASLLLPETRSLPLPDTIQDLQRPAVKKAAQGTQGHPVLKSTWF from the exons ATGGCGTTTGCTGAACTCCTCGACCAAGTGGGCAGCCAGGGCAGGTTTCAGGTTCTCCAGACAGTGGCCCTGGTGGCCCCCATCATGTGGGTTACCATGCACAACATGCTGGATAACTTCTCAGGTGCCGTGCCCAGCCACCGCTGCTGGGTGCCACTCCTGGACAACAGCACAGCCCAGGCCAGTGTACCCGGGACCCTGAGCCCTGAGGCCCTGCTGACCATCTCCATCCCGCCTGGCCCCAACCAAGAACCCCACCGGTGTCGCCGCTTCCGCCACCCACAGTGGCAGCTTCTGGACCCCAACGCTATGTCCACCAACTGGAGCAAGGCTGCCACGGAGCCGTGCATGGACGGCTGGGTCTATGACCGTAGCACATTCACCTCCACCACTGTGACCCAG TGGGACCTGGTGTGTGACTCTCAGGGCCTGAAGCCCATGGCCCAGTCCATTTACATGGCTGGTATCCTGGTGGGAGCTGCTATGTGTGGTTACACCTCCGACAG GTTTGGACGCAGGCTGGTGCTGACCTGGAGCTACCTTCAGCTGGCCACAGTGGGCACCGCGACTGCCTTTGCCCCCACCTTCCCTGTGTATTGCCTGCTCCGCTTCCTGGTGGCCTTTGCTGTGGCAGGCGTCATGATGAACACGGCCACACTCTGTAAGACCCAGACCCAAGGCCCTGCAGGCGAAGGTTTGCA AAGGCTGACCTGTTCCCGTCTCCTTGCAGTGATGGAGTGGACATCAGCGCCAGGCCGGCCCTTGGTGATGACCTTGAactccctgggcttcagcttcggCCAGGCCCTGATGGCTGCTGTGGCCTACGGTGTGCGCGACTGGGCCATGCTGCAGCTGACAGTCTCTGTTCCCTTCTTCCTCAGCTTTGTGTACTCCTG GTGGCTGGCAGAGTCAGCACGCTGGCTCCTCATCACCGGCAGGTTGGCCAGGGGCCTGCGGGAGCTGCAGAGGGTGGCTGACATCAACAGGAAGAGGGCAGCAGGGGAGGCGCTGACCACTGAG GTCTTGCTCTCAGCCATGCAGGAGGAGCTGGGCGTAGGCCAGGCTCCTGCCAGCGTGGGTGACCTGCTCCGCACACCCAGACTTCGCCACCGCACCTATCCCTCCGTACTATGCTG GTTTGCTATTGGCTTCACCTTCTATGGCCTGGCCCTGGACCTGCAGGCGCTAGGCAGCAACATCTTCCTGCTCCAGGTCCTCATTGGGGTGGTCGACATCCCGGCCAAGACAGGCACCCTGCTGCTGCTGGACCGCCTGGGCCGCCGACCCACACAGTCCGCGTCCCTGGTGCTGGCCGGGCTCTGCATCCTGGCCAACACGGTGGTGCCCCGTG AAATGGAGGCCCTGCGCTCAGCCCTGGCCGTGCTGGggctgggcggggtgggggctgCTTTCACCTGTGTCACCATCTACAGTGGTGAGCTCTTCCCCACCGTGCTCAG GATGACTGCAGTGGGCCTGGGCCAGATGGCAGCTCGTGGGGGGGCCATCCTGGGGCCCCTGACCCGCATGCTGGCTGTGTACAGCCCCTTGATACCCCTGCTGGTGTATGGGGCGGTGCCCGTGCTGACCGGCCTGGCCTCGCTGCTGCTGCCCGAGACCCGGAGCCTGCCATTACCTGACACCATCCAGGACTTACAGCGCCC GGCAGTGAAGAAAGCAGCCCAGGGCACACAGGGCCACCCTGTCCTGAAATCCACGTGGTTTTAG